GAGCTTTGTGTCTTGTTCACACATCTGCAATGTTCACAACCACATATAGCTTTGAGCTTGGTGTCTTGTTCACACATCTGCAATGGCCACaagcatatatatttttgaacTTTGTCTTGTTCACACATCTGCAATGGCCACAATAATATTTACCATTCCAAGCCTTGAGTAAGTTTTTAATGAAACAGATGTCAAAGGAACTATTCATATATTTTGGTTCTGATGGTTTAgaaattcacatttttgttttgcaataacTGGTTGTTTGaaccaaaataaaatgctgCTTTGTGAAAGCACTCAAAGAGTATGCTATATATAGTCTGTTTACAGTGCATTGGCATGTCATACCCTCTTCATTCCATATTATTGTCTTTGAATTCTTACATGTTTCGATCATTGCCTGACATCATCACTAGCAATAGTGTACTTGTTAAAGATTGACATGAGAATGCAgaaaatgcatgcatatgtgccTGTACGTAAGAGCATCATATAAAATGATTAATGCCTGTCTTGCTTAATTTTGGCTAACAGAAAAGGGAGTCTGAAATGACTTGACATAGCaaaagtcaaaacatttttttttaatcctcatATTATCTTTGTGGTATTTCTGTGATTTGTTGCAAATATGGGACGATGAATCATTGTAACAGAGCCATTAAATGTAGAGGAACAGCAGTTTGAGTGATTCAAGCATATGACAGAACAACGACCTGGATGTCACTGAAGACATAATCCAAGATGTATTCATGTCCATCTGACAATAAAAATCTTTAGGGTCTGTAACATTTCTTGGCATTTCACGCAAGCTTGTATACTGCCATTTCTCAATTCATAAATTTCTATTTGAATCAGTTTATTTGAGGTACATGTTCATGTTTTAATAAGACCACACACCAAGCTACAGAAATAGACTACAATTTCTCAGACAtgataagttttgttttctgcttttgtaaacGATAACAAAAGGTGAAGTCTTTCTGATGAGCTGTACATTTTTTACTGATCTAGAAAATGGCACTGGTGTGTATCTGACATAACCTGTATAAGTTCAAACTTAGAAGACAGTCTTAAAACAAACATCCAAATACACAAGGcaagtcaaaaacaaaagtaaccGAATTCATTGTCTATACAAAAATAGCTTATTTATAAGCATCATAAGAAGTGCAAgaaaaatgattacaaaaatgTGAGTGGCGGTGTCTATCACAGAATTTTAATGCACTTATAAATTCCCACATCTTTGGATCAGTAGTTTCATCTGCATACTCGATAATCAATGTCTAGAGTATCAATAACATAATTTTTACGAGCTTCTATTTCTAAACCGTAATATTGAAAATCTATGTCTTGATCATTTAGCAGAGGACTGAACAGGCAACAAATGATTATTTTCTTGACAGTCACTTTTCCATGTATGATGCTAAACAGTATAATAATCtttcatgcatacacatacaaagaGATTCACCAGCGCTCATAGAGAGGATAAGGGCTTAATGGTCCATTTAACACCATCCTTTGATTCTGTAACAGATTAAAATCTACCATAGGCAtcatgttaataataaaatatgccTGCTCCTGACAAAGCTGCAAGTGCAGCATGGTGACACCAATGCCAAAGATAAACTTTTAGGAAGCATCTACATTAAAAAATCTTATAGGCAGACCGGGACATTAAAATTAATGCCGATACAGAAGAACAGTACTTATTACAACTTCACATCCTGTAAAGTACAGAGCAGCTGCTTTTAATGGTGTTAAGTGATCTGTTAAAGAAAAACTAGAACCACCACAAAATATCAGCTCACCATCAAACACATTCATTAACCAAAATATGTACAACAAATGAGTGAAAACAAACTACTCACCAACTTTCTGGTCTTTCTGAAGTTTTAGCAAATGCTGAATGACATTGTTGGCTGCACTTATTTGAAGCGCCTCAGGAACACCCTAAGAGAAGCACATAATGAACATTTACAGTACATAATAAATTGATCTCTTTGGTGTTAACCCTGATTATTACTCAGGTTTagaattttctataaaaatggtAAACCTGAAATAACAGGTAATTTGAAATGACATAAATGCAGTCTTAAGCCTGAATACCAAATGACAGTACAACTACCATCTAATGGCACTGATTTTCACATGTTTTTACCATGAGGAATAATAATTCTAATAAGGTTAACgcacatatttttattgtaaattctctttctctaaATGTCTGGcaagtcttgaagaaagagaatgtacaataaaaattttgtgcACCTTAAAACAAGTTTATCAGATCCATCATTCACACCTCCCATCTCAGTGAGGTGACTACAAGCATCTTGTCCGTCAACTCCCAGGGCCTGGTCAGAACCTGGGGTAGCAGAATCACTGGTAGAAAAGTGTAAGCTATCATCCCATCCCATGAGATGGAAAGGCCAAAAACTGACCAACACTGAAGGTCTGAAACTGGTGACACAAAAGTCTGAAGTTTTGCATTCCAGCAACTGGCACACAGGTCAATGTAAACTTGTAAGTAGTCAGACAACTGCTGAAAGACTGAAGGAAGCAGGGTCCATTCCAAGGAAGATCTCTGTACTTTCCTGCTGAAGATATTCAAGCATCTGGGAATGGAGCAAACCTGGAGCCAAATCCTATAATTTCTGCACCTCAGCAGAAACTTCCAGACTCAAAGACAAAGAGTAAGGTACTGAAACCCCCATCTCCATGCAGTTGTAAATACAGTGAAGTTGTCCCATGAAACAAATCCCtgaacactacacacacagGCAACAGGCACAGCATATGGCTCAAGAGCAGATAAAGAATGTAACAACTGCCACAGTAaccatcaaaaaacaaaagcaaaaaactttACTAGTGTCGCTGTTGATTTTATGGATGTTGAGTATACTGCAGGCTAGGAATGTGCTAGTTCACTATCAAGGAGTAAACTTTAAATGGTTGGAGAGCAAATGTAGCTTATTCTTTCAAATGGTCATGTTGTCAAACTGGATTTCCATCCTTTTGTTGCCATTGGATAAGTTACTAAAgcataacagcaaaaaaatcaTTCAGTACATTTCACTATTTAATTttccaaaaaagaagaagatggtTTTAAGAATAGTATGAATGTCtctatattagtgataacatgTGTGACCTACAACATAAATAATCTTGACTATGTCCATTGGCTCCATTGGTGTATCTCTGTGGTCAGTGAGACACTGGATGATCTGAGATTCTCGCTTGTTACGATGTTCGATGTAACCTCCCACAGTTTCCTTGGGATTGTCAATTACAAAACCATGACCTGGGTAGATAACTGATGGGTTGAGGTCAAGAATTTGCTTCAGGGACTGCATATAGCTTGTAAGATCTTCAACTGTCTGTAAATAATCAACAATTTTTGGCTAAGATTTGTTCTCAAAAGTACTTCTGCTGTTTTCTTATATAAGAAAATTTACTGTGAAATCTAGaatatgttacagaaactaatcattttctcttttcaggCACTTTTTAAACTGACAGCTGCTACAGTAAATCTCTTTTGTGCACCATAATCTGATTTTACATTAGTGTCACAAAAGTGGAATCGTAAACTTAGTGGTGTCTCTTGTACCACTAGCTTGTGAGCTGCCACTGCAAGTGCACcaaatcatttattattgtagACACTAGCATCTTGTTTTGTGCATACTCACAGTGGTTGAACCACCAAGGATAGTATCACCACTAAAGATAGCATTTTCTTCCACTAATTGTAGTATCGTGTGATCTTCAGAGTGACCAGGGTTATGGTATAACCTGAAAAATGATACAATAAGAatacatagattttttttaaaaagacaaatatcagAAACATAAATGTCCTTATGACACTTCATcttcatgttattttatatacatgtgtacTTTGAATAACACTTTACACAGTTCTGCATCAAGACGGATTCTCTATATAGATGAAAGGTAAACATAACTTACACATTACCAGTCTAACCTTCTGCTTTGACCTGTGTTCAGTTattgtaagaaaacaataacacagATCTTACCGATACGTTTATTATAAGGTCAAAGAAAAAAGGGTCAAGGATTAACTTCTCTGCAACTATTTTTGAGGCATAATCACACAATTATTAAGCAGCTGAGAAGCAAAGTGGCATAAATATTACAGTCTGCACTGCTTTTGCTGAAAAGGCTGTCATTTACTGCTTCTTTATTGCTAGCATATTCCTGAAGAGTCACTGACCTTAGAGTGGCACCTTCCGTATGGAAAACATGCTGATCTTTGATGAAGGtataatctgtattttttaatggaaCATCTGCTTCAGAAAGTCGCTTTAACTTCGAAACTTTGTATCCTATTGAAAGATGTTACAAAGCATAACAACTGACTGACcgcaataaaatattaatttagaaTGATCTAATAGGGAGTTTTAGCTACTCTGTTAAGAATTTTACTATTGTATCAATCTACAGGGGTTTTTGCTAAGAATCCATAAAATTAATCATAAGCAttacacaaaagtaaaatcGTAATGCTTAACTTGCTGCATGGCTTTGTGAGACACTTACCTTCACACTGATACACAGAGATACCTGAAtttcaagaatttaaaaaaaattataagcaatGAACTAAAATGACCAGATCAAAGATCAAAGTAATCAGAAACACACTGTTCCTACTTCACTTCATCATGAAATAGCAATCTTCATGTAAACACACAGGAAATTAAAAGTATCCAATGGCActtcctaaaaatatttttggaaatattgTTATACAAATTTTTGTGATCGCTGAGAAGTCTAGTCGACTAGTCCTGTAGGTAGTAGATTCTACTGGTCAAAAAGCACAcagaattaaataaacataactcGTGATGACAAAAAACTTTAGTATTTGAAACAGGCTCtagaatgatgaaaaatatcACTAGCCATTTTAATATGTGTCCTCATATTGCCATTAGTTgtccaaaataaaaaaccaacccaaaaaTGTAAATCGTCAAATCAACGTTTTCCTATATCTGTGTTAATGGATTCCATTCAAAATTGGTTCACATAGTTAAAtgatttgtctctttttttaatttaatattttttggaCATTAAATAATATGCATAAGATTGTGGGGACCACTGTGTTTAGTGATGACAGTCTGTATATAACAATAATGGGTAATAATGATCTTGTAAGAGCGCATTTCCATGTGTGAAGCAAGCTCaatacatataaacaaaagacatttaaacAAAGGAACCGACAGTCAACCATAAAAGAAACTCAAGCATCAGCAAATGGAtgacaaacataaattaaatacttggataaagatgaaaaactaaagacaaagatgaaagatgttgcaaatgtgttaaacattttaaaagacctaaaaaaggtaaagaaatgtATGCTTTCAGAAAATTTCTGCAGTGCTATCAATATTTATAACTCACCCTCATTAAAAGAGCTACAGATGTCATCCACGCCTCCAACATGATCAGGATGCCAATGAGTAACAATTATTTCTTGCAGGGACACAGCAAATTTTTCCAAGGCTGCTTTAAGTTCTTTTATGTACTCCATGATGCCTGAATCACCTGTATCCACTAATATTCGTCTGAAATAAAGCCTATGGCattatgataaaaaagaaaaaaaagtgctgctGCTGTGTAATTAATTAAGCCAGCACTGACTAGACATCAGCCATTATGCAAAAGACTGACTTTGTTTCATATGTGTATGGCCTATGCCTTGCGCATGCATGGTAAGGATATATTGCCTGCATGTGTACTACAtgctatttcttttaattttatatatatatatctgggtACATCGGACAGGGCAGGGGGTAGCGAAAGTAATTCCTAAATTGCAATCAAACCTTGTCAGCTTATGTAACTATGCAGTTGTTTCCAAGCCAAAATGTATCAACAGACGAGTGAAGCCACTTATAAattggtaccagtcaagggttGTATGTATAAAGAATAGTACTATAGCGAATATAGGCTTTACTAAATAACTAGAACATAATATTCGTCATTATCTGACAATCTCTATGTGCGTGCGTATGTAtgtgaaaaatgctttttagaTAAATCACTAAAATTACGATAGCTAAGAGTATAATGGACAAACTCAAACAACAGCTCCGAAGCAGTGCCCACGAACCGCAAGACCAAGTCTACCCCAATGCGGGTACACTTCACTGCGTACTCTCACTCATAAAATAAGCTAACACGAGTGCGCGCGCGTCAAAATAAAGGgaaatagaaatttaaaatatatttaagaatCATAAAAGCGTATGCACACTGTTAAATATATCAACTGCTAAACTGTTAATTGCCTCTGCGTTTAGTTCGCAATATGGGCGAAGTCCACATACTAGTCTAATATAGGTCTGGATTTCTCTTTTGTACACAGAAtgcaaaaagaacaaatttcacgttaaactattttttaaattgcctTTTTCCAGTGCCAATTAGATAGGTATTTGTCCCCTGTAGCGTGTGAGGTCCAGGATTGCATCCCAAAATACGAATTACTCGATGAGAAAGCTGCTCAAGTTTAGGTATCGTAGCTACCGCCATTTtagctgtcacgtgatacagcAGACAGCACTAAAGGATGGAAAGAAGTATTTTCTTACAATTACCATAAATTTTGGTCTTTTGAACGCACCTCTATATAAGCCGCACTCACTACATTTTttccatctcttcttttttcacaaataaaccGCAAATATATGCAACTTAAAAGCTATACAACGTAGGCAATTCGACACGGAGGGTTGTGTGCATCAGCATATAAAGCTTCATGAATTGCACATGCGGCTTTGATTTTAACATATGATTTTAGAATAtgaacactttaacatggagctcatcgaaaaattaaatCTGAAAAACTTTTCAAACAAGCCGCATCGCTGTTTAAGCCGAAGCTATAGGGCTTTTTCGTAATGGTTTTTATAAAGCTGGGGAAACAGTCGATCGCGGCACGTACTGTACTTTGGTTCTCGAATGCCTAATTGATTCTCCTCTCCTTATCGACAAGCAGAGTCCACATTTCACATATGTAAAGCAGGATCGGTATATATACGAAGGACTTAATACAGAGTGTATATAAGTActtaaacctgatgttatgagTGTCCCAGACCCTGCATGTCCAGCCTAGCTATAGTCATTAAATTGCTGCTTTTACTGTCGCAATCCTCATAACCGCAAATGTGACTATTTCACTGTTTCCCGTAAACGAAAAGAAAGCTAAACACAATTAAACAGTCTTAGCAACCTCTAAGCAACCTCTAAGCAACGATTGAAAAGACCAATCGATCTTAAGGGTCAGAATAAGGTACGGATCTTAGGTCAGTGACTGAAAATCGAACGTTTCTCTACCCACACGTACAATTGGGTGGTGCAGTTGGGGTTACGTAGAGAAAAAATTACACAGGGCAAAATAGATATATTAATAGTGGAAACAATTCATCGTACAGTTTTGCTCGCAGTCTAATTAGCTGTTTCGCGTTATATGCATGCGTTAAATTCTGTCATTATAGAAAGTAAAAAAGTCCACGAAAATAAGCCGAACTCTTGCAGTTACCGTAAATTTCGGACTACAGTATACGCGTTAATGCCCTGCAAAGACTGGTCCGGATCTCgcacagaaaaaagtcaaagacTATATATCCTTCAAGGGaccttggagggtggtcgaCGCCGCTGCCAGAGGAAGAATTGTCGAGCCAGTTGCACTTAATAAATGACAggaaaacttttctttgaaggCGTCATGCATCATTCCTATCGATCGTGCCTTATAATTAACTGCTTGTACATGCCGGGGGAATGCGGCCCTATATGCTTCACTGGGGGTGAAAAGAAATAAGATGTACATACCGGGATCGATCGTCGTATATAGTACCCATTAAAACGATTTCTCAAGTATGACCACGTGTACGTAGGTTTCTAGGGGCCGTCCGGTAAAACAAAACGTAGTAAAATGCTTTCTATATAACacacaacccacccacccacccaccccctcgATCACTGAACACTGTGAAGTCACCTTTACTCTACAGTACGTCCTACTTATCGTTATCTAAAGCCACAAATTTAGTGCGAAGGCGAAGATGCGCGTCCTAAAGAGTATTTAATTCACAATTATGGGTAACGTTAGtgaaaatcatttataaattttaattattgtggCGAGAAGATCGAGGTGTTGGGGAGAAAACAgctatatattataattataggtGGCGAGATAACGATCTTGGTGATCCGAGGATGtatagttataataataatctttaattttaaaagtttgacacaacaatatttttatttccattattgAACGGGTCATTATTTTCCGAGTCCTCGTGATATTAATgccatgaaatttttttctaggCGCCAGTAAATCACACTAATACTATATTTCCAATCATCAATGGCAAGTCATACACAATGATCAAAGTAATTGTTTACCTGGCATTTCAAAGTTCGGTGAACGATAAAGTGTATAATCCCTTATTTTTAACTTCGATCGGTAGAGATCGAGACTTAGATCGGCTTACTTGCTGTGTCTGTGGAATcttcatatacatgtacatgtatatatcatACACAGACGCGCGCATCTATGTAACCACGCTTCCATTCTCTTTCTCGTTATCATTCAGAGTCCATAGTCTGGCTAAATAGATTCCAATTATGACTgtatgtcttttcttttcttttcttttattattttttggtgaAGTCATGGTCATCGTGGTTCTACGGACGGACCGAACTCTCAATGTTGAACTTGCCGCCATTTTCTATGTCACGTGAGAAAGCGGTATACTATTTAGTAAATGACAGACAAActgtcttaaagaaaaaaaagtaaagttaaaCTTATGTAAGTTGAAGTTTAACTGTACTACAATTATAGATAATTAAAGTTGTCAAAAATACTTGAGAGTTAGCGAGACTTTGTCATTTCCGGAGTGTTCCGATAACCATTATTGACATTACCTGGTTCATCTTGACATGTTGTCTTTTGTCGTTAACTCTGAAATTTAGCACCATGTCGAAACAAAGGTAAACATCTCTAAAGTTTTCTTTATGCATAATTCATTgcgtttactttttttaaaaccagattTCTTATAATTACTTTCAGTGGTAGCCATGCAACTCTGGCTCTCGTCTGCTTCCATCAGCTCCATGTCGATCTCCAAATAAGTTACAAACTATTGGCTTTATTAAGGAAAACTAAATGTATGCattatgaacagaaaaaagtttgtaacaGACATAATTGATTTTATATTACTATTAGACATATTAACAGTCGAGCTCATGATTTTGTTAAGCAATAAAGTTAATGTGGAGCCTAATGAGGAAGCGCCTTGTCGGtgtgcagatatttttttaagtcgtCAATCATGTTCAGATTTCTTGCCAACTTAGTGATACTGATGTATCTATGATTCGCAGGGAACTCACGAAGCTGAGCGATGAGAACTTGGCCAAGCAACCGGATGAAGTGTTTGATATTATTTGTAAGATAGGACGAGGGTAAGAAACTTTTTTGGAATCTTGTATTTGGAGATGCATGGTGCATAGTGCAACAGCATCAGTGAGACATTTGTTTCCATAACTTTTCTTGGCATTATATTGTTGCAGTATTGTAGGATGTTCTTCTTGATGAATTTATTGTTTCCTAGCTTATTcaatttaaagttaataatgtGTATGATAAGTGAACTTCAAAGCTACATGCCAGGCCTCCAAATTTTACCTAACAGTTGTAAGTGAACATAAAAACTACATACCATGCCTCCGATTTTTACCTTACAGTTGTATGACTGTTATGGAAATAACAGATTGTTAAAACTCCTTTCTAACCACAtttatcagttttctttctgactCTTAAGTCCCACATGTgccacaaaatgtttgtttatgatgTTTGCAACCTAGAATTTGACTAAATAAAGTCAGTACTTAGCCAATATGTGATTGTTTAAGAAAGTGTTTGAATGTATACCAATAACAATAGCTTGGAAATGTAGGTAAGAACTTTCTCATTTagtattatgttatttttatatttttccatgGTAAAAACATAGTTATATAAGTAGCATTTAtactaatatataatatattagaGTTTCTTTGAATGAACTGGTGGAGATTTAGCAATAGTATGTaacatattttaattagttCTTTTCAGCAAATGCTACACCAGTGCATATTACTAATTAGCCTATTAAAACAAACTCTTACAgtatcaggatttttttttaaatctcagcTCTGGTGCATAGACCTAATTTGTTCTAAACATACCTGTAGAAGACTGGTGAATTCTCTGTGGTGTGGAATAATCCTGGCTGTTTAGGTGTGCCATAGTCTGTGTTGTGTTATGTTATATGAAGTGTAAATGTTATATAAGCATACTATAAAATAGCTGCATGCTCCAGCCCTCACCTCAGTGTAAAACAGTCCActgtattataattttaaaatgacagcaGATTTACCTTAAAATGTGTAAACTGAGTTAAAAGATGGTTTCTATCACATGATACAACTAGCTTCCATGCGGCATATTGTGTGTAAAGACAGTGAGTATGGCCAGTCAGATGCCTCACCCATGCTTGATTTTGAATTAAGGTCATTATCATCCTCATGCTCTGTCTTAAAAAATAGTCAGTATTTAAGATGAagctttgtattttaaattttgtagaCACCAATATCTACACATCCAGCTTCTTCTAAACAGGAAAATACAATGTATGATaagtcaggtcaggtcaggtcagtcccatgcccggtccgggcgtaggggggaccgtccggcagcagcaacagacagaattttccacccggtcctgtcttgagcagatgagagcaggtctggcatctcgcgttcggtccattctttaatgttggtgacccagcttttcctcggacgaccacgacgacggctcccttcgagggttccttgtaggatcgtcttggacagggagttgtggcgggtgacgtgaccgaaccaggcgagcttgcgccgcttcactgttgccagaaggggctcatgtggccCACGAGGgagttacggtgctccgtacgtatgcgttggtcttgtgttcgcggtacgagatgcggagcagctttctcaagcacttgttctcaaaggcctggagtttcttttccgttgcggcaagcagcgtccaagtctcgcagccgtagagtaggattgacactacgagggacttgtacagcctgtgcttggtactgaagctgattgagttgcttcgccagatcctatccagcctggacattgcggatgttgccataccaatcctgatacggatctctgctgtacagcaaccatctctagtcagggtggcacccaaatacttgaagctgttgacctcctccagtttctggccgttcatgacgatgttgctgctgctgtcggtggtggaaataatcattactttgcttttttctgagcttatttccatgccataggcccccgctcgcctggagagtctgtccgtcaaatcctgaagttcgttgttactgcctgccatgaggtcaatgtcatctgcaaagcggaggttgcacagggtctgccaccaatggagattgaggtaaggtggttgtggagggtgtcttgcatgattttttcaaggaagatgttaaaaaggatgggagagtaggcacccttgacggaccccgatcgtcatcgcgaagaactcgcctagttggttgttgagtagtaccgcgctggaggcgttcttgtagagtgctgctaccatctggatcagtccctcctctatgttgaatgatctcatgacctgccagagtccatcgtgccagacacgatcaaaagcttttttgaaatcgatgaagttatggtatagttgacgttgatgctccaggtgtttttctatcataacacggcagttaaagatctgttctaccgtgcttcttccagccctgaagccagcctgttcttctgccagcagttcctctgcaataggttttaagcggttgaggatgattctgagcattactttgcttgggtgacttatcagactgatggttctgtagttctggcactgcctcaggttccctttcttagggagtgggatgatgatagactgagcccattcttttggccatttcttttcttcccatatcttttgacacagtgtggtgaaggccttggttgttgcgtctcctccatgcttcagcagctcagcaggtacgttgtccacaccaggtgactttcctcccttcagactgtgcatagcttctctcacctcatcagtgaggactggcaggtcttcagcctctcttgtccagtctggtgatgctggagaatgctggtgtctggctcgatcttgtagtt
This window of the Pomacea canaliculata isolate SZHN2017 linkage group LG4, ASM307304v1, whole genome shotgun sequence genome carries:
- the LOC112561734 gene encoding endoribonuclease LACTB2-like isoform X1, which gives rise to MAVATIPKLEQLSHRVIRILGCNPGPHTLQGTNTYLIGTGKRRILVDTGDSGIMEYIKELKAALEKFAVSLQEIIVTHWHPDHVGGVDDICSSFNEGISVYQCEGYKVSKLKRLSEADVPLKNTDYTFIKDQHVFHTEGATLRLYHNPGHSEDHTILQLVEENAIFSGDTILGGSTTTVEDLTSYMQSLKQILDLNPSVIYPGHGFVIDNPKETVGGYIEHRNKRESQIIQCLTDHRDTPMEPMDIVKIIYVGVPEALQISAANNVIQHLLKLQKDQKVESKDGVKWTIKPLSSL
- the LOC112561734 gene encoding endoribonuclease LACTB2-like isoform X3 is translated as MEYIKELKAALEKFAVSLQEIIVTHWHPDHVGGVDDICSSFNEGISVYQCEGYKVSKLKRLSEADVPLKNTDYTFIKDQHVFHTEGATLRLYHNPGHSEDHTILQLVEENAIFSGDTILGGSTTTVEDLTSYMQSLKQILDLNPSVIYPGHGFVIDNPKETVGGYIEHRNKRESQIIQCLTDHRDTPMEPMDIVKIIYVGVPEALQISAANNVIQHLLKLQKDQKVESKDGVKWTIKPLSSL
- the LOC112561734 gene encoding endoribonuclease LACTB2-like isoform X2 translates to MAVATIPKLEQLSHRVIRILGCNPGPHTLQGTNTYLIGTGKRRILVDTGDSGIMEYIKELKAALEKFAVSLQEIIVTHWHPDHVGGVDDICSSFNEGYKVSKLKRLSEADVPLKNTDYTFIKDQHVFHTEGATLRLYHNPGHSEDHTILQLVEENAIFSGDTILGGSTTTVEDLTSYMQSLKQILDLNPSVIYPGHGFVIDNPKETVGGYIEHRNKRESQIIQCLTDHRDTPMEPMDIVKIIYVGVPEALQISAANNVIQHLLKLQKDQKVESKDGVKWTIKPLSSL